A single genomic interval of Mucilaginibacter robiniae harbors:
- a CDS encoding pyridoxamine 5'-phosphate oxidase family protein → MLRTLNDTEIQEVLKSNFLARIGCTDGTKVYVVPIHYHYEENAVLCYSLEGLKIDLMRKHTSVCLEVDEIRDANHWRCVVINGRYEEITNENELGDLRPRYTEYLIRQRVSLPSESPNADQLESTDLHSNTAQVFFRIKYESISGRADD, encoded by the coding sequence ATGTTAAGAACACTTAATGATACCGAAATTCAAGAAGTTTTAAAAAGTAACTTTCTGGCACGTATTGGTTGTACCGACGGAACTAAAGTTTATGTAGTACCTATTCATTACCATTATGAAGAGAATGCCGTTTTATGTTACTCACTGGAGGGTTTGAAAATTGATTTGATGCGCAAACATACATCTGTTTGTTTGGAAGTGGATGAAATCAGAGACGCAAATCATTGGAGGTGTGTAGTAATTAACGGTAGATACGAAGAGATAACTAATGAAAATGAGCTAGGAGATTTGAGACCTCGCTACACTGAATACTTGATTAGACAACGGGTAAGCCTTCCTTCCGAGTCGCCGAATGCTGATCAGCTTGAATCTACTGATTTGCATTCAAACACTGCACAGGTTTTCTTCAGAATAAAGTATGAATCGATTTCTGGACGAGCAGATGATTAA
- a CDS encoding metallophosphoesterase, with the protein MKQRIAYITLIWILTDLYFFQAVHTLSNNALIVYGYWLIDLILVGGIFYVSRGQRMRQHPRLVSVLMALMLLAVVPKIFGSTVLLLEDITRLFRGFPPRSYWVSLTTVVIAAIPFFALLFGLTQGRHHYQVLRETLEFDDLPDAFDGFTITQLSDIHSGSFTSEKGVGKGLALVNAQKSDIILFTGDLVNNKASEMDRWIPAFAKLQASYGKYSVLGNHDYGDYVQWENLGDKQANLNQLKKIHEEIGFNLLLNEATQIKKDGQAITLVGVENWGKGFHQYGDLKKATANVADSAFKILLSHDPTHWEAVTLKHHQPVHLTLAGHTHGMQFGIEFLGLKWSPAKYIYRNWAGLYKQNNQYLYVNRGFGFLGFKGRVGIWPEITVITLKKKHIK; encoded by the coding sequence ATGAAACAACGTATTGCTTATATTACACTTATTTGGATTTTAACTGATCTTTACTTTTTCCAAGCTGTTCATACTCTATCCAACAATGCTCTTATAGTATATGGTTATTGGCTAATCGACCTGATACTGGTTGGTGGTATTTTTTACGTAAGCCGTGGGCAACGTATGCGTCAGCACCCTCGGTTAGTTTCGGTGTTAATGGCATTGATGTTACTGGCTGTTGTACCCAAAATATTTGGTTCAACCGTGCTATTGTTGGAAGATATTACCAGACTATTTCGTGGCTTTCCGCCAAGAAGTTATTGGGTTAGTTTAACAACAGTAGTTATTGCTGCTATCCCGTTCTTCGCTTTACTTTTTGGTCTTACGCAAGGACGACATCATTACCAAGTACTTCGTGAAACGTTGGAGTTTGACGACTTGCCGGATGCATTTGATGGTTTTACCATTACCCAGCTTTCAGATATACATTCGGGAAGTTTTACCAGCGAAAAAGGTGTAGGAAAAGGATTAGCCTTAGTTAATGCACAAAAGAGTGACATCATTTTATTTACAGGCGATTTGGTAAACAACAAAGCTTCTGAAATGGACCGATGGATCCCTGCTTTTGCCAAACTTCAGGCATCCTATGGTAAATACTCGGTGTTAGGCAACCATGATTATGGCGATTATGTACAATGGGAAAACCTTGGTGATAAACAAGCTAACCTAAACCAGCTTAAAAAAATACACGAGGAAATTGGTTTCAATTTGCTCCTGAATGAAGCTACACAGATTAAAAAAGACGGACAAGCTATAACATTAGTAGGCGTAGAAAACTGGGGTAAAGGCTTTCATCAATATGGTGATTTGAAAAAGGCCACCGCAAATGTAGCAGACAGTGCCTTTAAAATACTCCTCTCTCATGATCCTACCCATTGGGAAGCGGTTACACTAAAGCACCATCAACCGGTTCATTTAACACTGGCTGGGCACACACATGGTATGCAGTTCGGTATCGAGTTTTTAGGTTTGAAATGGAGCCCGGCGAAATATATTTACCGGAACTGGGCTGGGTTATACAAACAAAACAACCAATACCTGTATGTAAACCGGGGTTTTGGCTTTTTAGGTTTTAAAGGTCGCGTAGGTATCTGGCCAGAAATTACAGTGATTACATTAAAAAAGAAACACATTAAATGA
- the metE gene encoding 5-methyltetrahydropteroyltriglutamate--homocysteine S-methyltransferase, producing MLKNNLGYPRVGSHRQLKKACEQYWAGKIDKGELHQVARKIKEENWQLQIDAGIDLIPCNDFSYYDQVLDMSLLLGVIPTRYTQVVSSVKENDELDLYFAMARGYQKDGLDVTAMEMTKWFDTNYHYIVPEFTANQEFRVFSEKLYAEFNYAHQYCGKAAKPVIIGPVSYLLLGKEKEEGFERIDLIKKLVPVYVEIINRLKALGAEWVQLDEPYLALDLSKKEKEAFAYAYQAISNRISGIKILVATYFDALLDNTHLAVNLPIAALHIDLVRAPGQLDEVLALIPERLSLSLGVVDGRNVWKNNYQQSLELVNQATAAIGSDRIMIAPSCSLLHSPYDLDLETQLDYGLKNWMAFAKQKLTEVKELFDISQGNTTSLQANQQALDTRSSSKLVHKEVVKQRVADITDTDAQRGSAFAIRQQLQQKRFQLPLFPTTTIGSFPQTDDIRKLRAKLKKGEITQAEYEQAIEQATIDTIRLQEEIGLDVLVHGEFERNDMVEYFGEQLEGYLFTQNGWVQSYGSRCVKPPVIYGDVSRPKDMTVRWSSFAAAQTEKHMKGMLTGPITILQWSFVRDDQPRSVTANQIALAIRDEVVALEQAGIGIIQIDEPAIREGLPLRKANWPTYLDWAIKAFRISASGVQNETQIHTHMCYSEFNDIIENIAAMDADVITIETSRSQMELLEAFADFEYPNEIGPGVYDIHSPRVPSTEEMVSLLEKAATLLPAENIWVNPDCGLKTRKWPETKAALENMVAAAKQAREKQVEPETL from the coding sequence ATGCTTAAAAACAACCTCGGCTACCCCAGAGTGGGCAGCCACCGACAATTAAAAAAAGCCTGTGAACAATACTGGGCAGGCAAAATTGACAAAGGCGAACTACACCAAGTTGCCCGGAAAATCAAAGAAGAAAACTGGCAGTTACAGATAGATGCCGGCATTGACCTGATTCCATGTAATGATTTCAGTTACTATGATCAGGTACTGGACATGAGCTTGCTATTAGGTGTCATACCTACCCGTTACACTCAGGTAGTATCTAGCGTAAAAGAAAATGACGAGCTTGACCTCTATTTTGCTATGGCTCGTGGCTACCAGAAAGATGGGCTGGATGTTACAGCCATGGAAATGACCAAATGGTTTGATACCAACTACCACTACATTGTGCCTGAGTTTACAGCTAACCAAGAGTTTCGTGTATTTTCAGAAAAGCTTTATGCCGAGTTTAACTACGCACATCAGTACTGCGGCAAAGCAGCTAAACCCGTAATTATTGGTCCGGTATCTTACCTGCTTTTGGGTAAAGAAAAAGAAGAAGGATTTGAACGGATTGATCTTATCAAAAAGCTGGTTCCGGTTTATGTAGAAATCATCAACCGGCTGAAAGCATTAGGTGCCGAATGGGTGCAGCTTGATGAACCTTATTTAGCGTTAGACCTAAGCAAGAAAGAGAAAGAAGCATTTGCCTATGCGTACCAAGCCATCAGCAATCGTATTAGCGGCATCAAAATTTTGGTAGCTACATACTTTGATGCATTGCTGGATAATACTCATCTGGCAGTTAATTTACCTATAGCAGCCTTGCATATTGATTTAGTACGTGCTCCTGGTCAGTTGGATGAAGTACTGGCACTAATTCCTGAAAGATTATCATTATCGTTAGGCGTAGTAGATGGTCGTAATGTTTGGAAAAATAATTATCAGCAATCGTTAGAATTGGTTAACCAAGCAACTGCTGCTATTGGAAGCGACAGGATCATGATTGCGCCATCTTGTTCTTTATTACATTCTCCTTATGATCTTGATCTGGAAACCCAATTGGATTACGGTTTGAAAAACTGGATGGCGTTTGCCAAACAAAAGTTAACAGAAGTAAAAGAGTTATTCGATATCAGCCAAGGAAATACAACTTCATTACAAGCTAATCAGCAAGCTCTTGATACTCGCAGCTCATCAAAATTAGTGCATAAAGAAGTGGTGAAGCAACGCGTGGCTGATATTACTGATACGGATGCTCAAAGAGGGAGTGCCTTTGCTATACGCCAACAATTACAACAAAAGCGTTTTCAACTACCTTTATTTCCAACTACAACAATTGGTTCTTTCCCGCAAACAGATGATATACGCAAGCTAAGAGCTAAGTTAAAAAAGGGCGAGATTACACAAGCAGAGTACGAGCAGGCTATTGAACAAGCTACTATAGATACCATTCGCTTACAGGAAGAAATTGGCTTGGATGTTCTGGTACATGGCGAGTTTGAGCGTAATGATATGGTAGAGTATTTCGGCGAGCAATTAGAGGGTTATTTGTTCACCCAAAACGGCTGGGTACAAAGTTATGGTAGCCGCTGTGTAAAACCACCGGTTATTTACGGTGATGTAAGCCGCCCTAAAGATATGACGGTGCGTTGGAGCAGCTTTGCTGCTGCACAAACTGAAAAGCACATGAAAGGCATGCTAACAGGACCTATCACCATATTACAATGGTCATTTGTACGTGACGATCAGCCAAGATCAGTTACTGCCAACCAAATTGCCTTAGCTATACGTGACGAAGTAGTAGCGCTTGAACAAGCTGGTATCGGCATTATTCAAATTGATGAGCCTGCTATTCGTGAAGGATTACCGTTGCGTAAAGCCAACTGGCCAACTTACTTGGATTGGGCAATTAAGGCTTTCCGTATTTCGGCCAGTGGTGTGCAGAATGAAACACAGATTCATACCCATATGTGCTACAGTGAATTTAATGATATTATTGAAAACATTGCGGCTATGGATGCTGACGTAATCACCATCGAAACGTCGCGTTCACAAATGGAACTGCTGGAAGCTTTTGCAGATTTCGAATACCCGAATGAGATTGGCCCAGGTGTATACGATATCCACTCCCCACGTGTACCTAGCACAGAAGAGATGGTTAGCTTGCTAGAAAAGGCAGCAACACTGCTGCCTGCAGAAAACATCTGGGTAAATCCGGATTGTGGTTTAAAAACCCGTAAGTGGCCTGAAACAAAGGCCGCCTTGGAAAACATGGTTGCAGCAGCTAAACAAGCTCGCGAAAAGCAAGTTGAACCAGAAACACTGTAA
- a CDS encoding DoxX family protein: MTNKEILKDTSRILLGSALVFAGVSHLSFARKEFQAQVPNWIPLEKDDTVVYSGFVEIALGSALIFTPKKHRETVGKVAAAFFAAVFPGNIAQYTHDRSAFGLNTDKKRFARLWFQPALVYWALKSTSK; encoded by the coding sequence ATGACCAATAAAGAAATACTAAAAGATACCAGCCGGATATTATTAGGATCAGCTCTGGTATTTGCAGGCGTTAGCCACCTAAGTTTTGCCCGCAAAGAATTTCAGGCGCAAGTACCTAACTGGATACCTTTAGAAAAAGATGACACCGTAGTATATTCTGGCTTTGTTGAAATTGCATTAGGTAGTGCTTTGATATTCACTCCTAAAAAGCATCGAGAAACCGTAGGCAAAGTTGCGGCCGCGTTTTTTGCAGCAGTTTTCCCGGGCAACATTGCACAGTACACTCATGATCGTAGTGCTTTTGGTTTAAACACTGATAAAAAGCGATTTGCAAGATTATGGTTTCAACCAGCTCTTGTTTATTGGGCACTTAAAAGCACAAGCAAATAA
- a CDS encoding PAS domain-containing protein, which produces MNNTTLLTCNQLLNIFSSSHIATAIYTTDDLIVEAVTDAMLAFWGKDRSIVGLPLAIAVPELQGQVFIAQLQSVLRTGNTFNGTNVPAELYVDDRLQVKYYDYEYRALQNSEGEIYCLLHTATDVTERVLGSEAVEKEHRQSLMLEREQVLNGELSAANEELFSINEELRQTQDSLHELNMELESRVAKRTSELAESESNLRYMIDDAPVAIAVFKGPDFIVEQANQYVLKIWGKSDAVIGKTIYQALPEIEGQSFFPVLKQVFESGEAFLGNEAPGIMEYNGVLKQIYTNFVFKPLKNENGVTHSIMIVATEVTEQVHNRLAIEAAKYRFQVMVSNTPVAMAILRGRELVIEQANQPMLNIWRRNSEQVIGFTLTDVFPELVDQPNPARMRNVFETKERIALPETPVTLAAVDGSLHTHYAKFSYDPILDQNGNVESLLVTVIDITELVESRNDLEFSKAELQETTEELAATNEELTVINEEMMASNEELVSTNEELIAIQDQLQLTVHELKDSEERFRFLLNAMPQQVWTATPDGTINYVNQLASQQLGYDSEVAVSYGWQKFIHPEDFNRAAELWMKSLKTGKDYTVEFRIRFADGSYYWHLGKAVPLIENGQIKLWIGTNTNIDLQKANEQKKDEFLSIASHELKTPLTSIKAFNQIMQRTRDTEKLSNFMSKSSEHILRLEKLISDLLDVTKLNAGKLEYHMQPFSFKQLLKDSIESVQHISPSHQIMLESAVEITFTGDQFRLEQVINNFLSNAVKYSPKGEKVVVKSWLDNDHVTVSVQDFGIGIDQAHIDKLFDRYYRVDNTAMRFEGLGLGLFISSEVLKRHQGRFWIESEPGKGSTFYFSIPVLTPKNTVSNSILIDLNQDLSSENIRLN; this is translated from the coding sequence ATGAACAATACTACGCTGCTTACTTGCAATCAGTTACTCAATATATTTTCTTCTTCGCATATTGCTACGGCCATATATACAACCGATGACTTGATTGTTGAAGCTGTTACCGATGCCATGTTGGCCTTTTGGGGTAAAGATCGATCAATAGTTGGTTTGCCATTGGCTATAGCTGTACCGGAACTGCAAGGGCAAGTTTTTATTGCACAATTACAATCGGTACTTAGAACAGGAAACACTTTTAACGGCACCAATGTACCTGCGGAATTATATGTAGATGACCGTTTACAGGTTAAGTATTATGATTATGAATACCGTGCCTTGCAAAATAGTGAGGGAGAAATATATTGTTTGTTGCACACCGCTACCGATGTAACTGAACGTGTATTGGGTTCCGAAGCAGTTGAAAAGGAACATCGGCAAAGCCTCATGTTAGAGCGTGAACAGGTTTTAAATGGCGAATTGTCTGCAGCTAATGAGGAGCTATTTTCCATCAATGAAGAGTTGCGGCAAACACAAGATAGTTTGCATGAGTTGAACATGGAACTTGAAAGTCGGGTGGCAAAACGGACAAGTGAATTGGCGGAGAGCGAAAGTAATCTTCGTTACATGATTGATGACGCACCCGTAGCTATTGCTGTATTCAAAGGACCTGATTTTATAGTTGAACAGGCAAATCAATATGTTTTAAAAATTTGGGGTAAGTCTGATGCGGTAATTGGCAAAACTATATACCAGGCACTTCCGGAAATTGAAGGGCAAAGCTTTTTCCCTGTTTTAAAACAGGTTTTTGAAAGTGGCGAAGCATTTTTGGGTAATGAAGCACCTGGCATTATGGAATACAACGGTGTACTGAAGCAGATTTATACCAACTTTGTATTTAAGCCTCTTAAAAACGAGAATGGGGTTACGCATAGCATCATGATTGTGGCTACTGAAGTAACTGAGCAAGTACATAACCGTTTAGCTATTGAGGCAGCCAAATACCGCTTTCAGGTTATGGTAAGCAATACACCGGTAGCCATGGCGATTCTTAGAGGACGAGAGCTGGTTATTGAACAAGCTAACCAGCCCATGCTGAACATATGGCGGCGTAACAGTGAGCAGGTAATTGGCTTTACCTTAACAGATGTTTTTCCTGAACTGGTTGATCAGCCAAACCCTGCACGCATGCGTAATGTATTTGAAACAAAGGAGCGAATAGCCTTACCTGAAACTCCGGTTACCTTGGCTGCAGTAGATGGCTCCTTGCATACACATTATGCTAAGTTCTCGTATGATCCCATACTGGATCAAAATGGTAATGTAGAATCATTGCTCGTTACTGTAATTGATATTACCGAACTAGTAGAAAGCCGGAATGACTTAGAATTTAGCAAAGCTGAATTACAGGAAACGACGGAAGAATTAGCCGCAACCAACGAAGAGCTAACCGTCATTAATGAAGAAATGATGGCTTCTAACGAGGAACTGGTAAGTACAAATGAAGAGCTGATTGCTATTCAAGATCAGCTCCAGCTCACAGTTCATGAATTAAAGGATAGTGAAGAGCGCTTCCGCTTTTTACTAAATGCTATGCCACAACAGGTTTGGACAGCAACGCCAGATGGAACTATAAACTATGTGAACCAATTAGCTAGCCAGCAACTGGGTTATGATTCGGAAGTTGCAGTTAGTTATGGCTGGCAAAAGTTTATTCATCCGGAGGATTTCAATAGAGCCGCCGAGTTATGGATGAAATCGCTAAAGACTGGTAAGGATTACACTGTTGAATTCCGCATACGATTTGCCGACGGGTCATACTACTGGCACTTGGGTAAAGCTGTGCCTTTAATTGAAAACGGCCAGATTAAGTTGTGGATCGGTACCAATACCAACATAGATTTGCAGAAAGCAAATGAGCAAAAGAAAGATGAATTCTTATCTATAGCTAGTCATGAGTTAAAAACGCCGCTCACCAGTATTAAAGCTTTTAATCAAATCATGCAACGCACGCGTGATACGGAAAAGCTGAGCAATTTCATGAGTAAATCATCCGAACACATCTTGCGTCTGGAAAAGCTCATTTCAGATTTATTGGATGTTACTAAACTGAATGCTGGTAAATTGGAATATCACATGCAGCCATTTAGCTTTAAGCAACTTTTAAAAGACAGCATTGAGAGTGTTCAGCATATATCGCCTTCTCATCAAATCATGTTAGAGAGTGCGGTAGAAATAACTTTTACCGGAGACCAATTCCGGTTGGAGCAGGTGATAAATAATTTTTTATCTAATGCAGTAAAATATTCGCCGAAAGGAGAGAAGGTGGTAGTAAAGAGCTGGCTAGACAATGACCACGTTACCGTTTCAGTGCAGGATTTTGGTATTGGTATTGACCAAGCACACATTGATAAATTGTTTGACCGTTATTATCGTGTAGATAACACAGCCATGCGTTTTGAAGGTTTAGGATTGGGCTTGTTTATATCGTCCGAAGTGCTTAAGCGTCATCAAGGTAGGTTCTGGATAGAAAGTGAGCCAGGAAAAGGTTCTACGTTCTATTTTAGTATACCGGTACTAACACCAAAAAACACGGTAAGCAATAGTATTCTGATAGATTTAAACCAGGATTTATCATCAGAAAATATCAGGCTAAATTAA
- a CDS encoding bestrophin family protein has translation MIKKGNESWFRMLFIWRGSVLPKLLPRLILLLLLSIGIVFFKGTLFNYKVPLNPTPFTLFGIALALFLGFRNNASYDRFWEARKLWGALLNDTRSLVRQSITLTSYSAQSEEVISFVRYLTALVYALKHQLRNTDASADLQQRLPQELAARINATLYKPIMILKELGCWIKEAKLQGKMDSIQQTAMDENLNKLSDIIGGCERLASTPIPYTYSILLHRTVYLYCLMLPFGFVDSLGWFTPLVVVFIAYTFVALEAIADEIEDPFGTEANDLALNAMSISIETTLLEMVEQPLPLQPTSKNNIID, from the coding sequence ATGATTAAGAAAGGTAATGAAAGCTGGTTTCGTATGTTATTTATCTGGAGAGGTTCGGTACTTCCAAAATTATTACCTCGTTTAATCCTGCTTCTGTTACTTTCTATCGGTATTGTATTTTTTAAAGGAACTTTATTCAATTATAAAGTCCCTTTAAACCCTACGCCTTTTACCTTATTTGGCATTGCACTCGCTTTATTTTTAGGTTTTCGGAACAATGCCAGCTATGATCGTTTTTGGGAAGCTCGCAAACTTTGGGGCGCTTTGCTGAATGATACCCGCTCGCTGGTTCGCCAATCCATAACATTAACTAGCTATTCGGCACAAAGTGAAGAAGTAATCAGCTTTGTTCGTTACCTGACAGCTTTAGTTTACGCACTGAAACACCAGTTAAGAAACACTGATGCCTCAGCCGACTTACAGCAAAGATTACCTCAAGAGTTAGCAGCGAGAATAAATGCAACTCTCTACAAGCCAATCATGATATTGAAAGAGCTTGGATGTTGGATCAAAGAGGCTAAACTTCAGGGGAAGATGGATTCTATACAACAAACGGCAATGGATGAAAACTTAAATAAGCTTTCAGATATAATTGGTGGTTGTGAAAGGCTGGCATCAACGCCAATACCTTATACTTACAGCATTCTGCTGCATCGTACTGTTTACCTGTATTGCTTGATGTTACCTTTTGGCTTTGTAGATAGCTTGGGCTGGTTTACACCATTGGTAGTAGTTTTTATTGCCTACACCTTTGTGGCCCTAGAGGCTATAGCCGACGAGATAGAAGACCCTTTTGGCACGGAGGCTAATGATTTAGCATTAAACGCTATGAGTATTTCTATTGAAACTACTTTGCTTGAAATGGTTGAACAGCCTCTACCTCTTCAACCAACAAGTAAAAACAATATTATTGATTA